In Longimicrobiales bacterium, the genomic window GCCGCTCCGTTCCTGCTCGGCTTCGCGTTCTGGTACGTCGTGCAGCCCGCCATCGGCGTCACGCCAGCGGGCATCTCTCCGATGCTGGTGGCCGTGTTCGTCGGCGCGACGCTCACGGCGACCTCCGTCGGGATAACCGCACGCGTGCTGACCGATCTGAACCGCGTGCACACGCGCGAGGCCCGCGTCGTCATCGGCGCGGCGGTCGTCGATGACGTCCTCGGTCTCGTGATACTCGCCATCGTGAGCGGCCTTGCCGCCGGCGCGGCGCTGACCCTCTTCGGCATTGCGATGAAGTTCGTGATCGCCGCAGGCTTCCTCGTCGCCGCCGTGATCCTCGGCAACGTCATCGCGCCGCGCCTCTTCGCGTTCGTCGACTCCATGCGCGTGCGGGGCGTGCTGCTCGTGGTCGCGTTCTGCTTCGCGCTGCTCTTCGCCGCGCTCGCCGGACTGGCCGGCTCGGCCATGATCATCGGCAGCTTCGCCGCCGGCATCGTGCTGAGCTCGACGAACCAGTTCGACATGATCGAGGAGCGCATCGCTCCTGTCGCCGACATCTTCACGCCGATCTTCTTCGTCTCGGTCGGCGCCGGTGTGAACCTCAATCTGTTTCTGCCCTGGACGAGCACTTTCGACGGCGGCGTGCTGCTCGTGGGCGCCGTTCTGCTCGCGATCGCCATCATCGGCAAGGTCGTCAGCGGCTACGCCGTGGGCTGGGGCCGCAATC contains:
- a CDS encoding cation:proton antiporter, which produces MVHSRSGRRWTGRLAGLLALGLLLGSSAADGGIRTEHFFLTIIAILIGAKLLGELAERIGQPAVLGELIAGVLIGPSVLALLPTAGPISEVVHLLAEIGVAVLLFEIGLETDLKEMFRVGGSATMVALVGVAAPFLLGFAFWYVVQPAIGVTPAGISPMLVAVFVGATLTATSVGITARVLTDLNRVHTREARVVIGAAVVDDVLGLVILAIVSGLAAGAALTLFGIAMKFVIAAGFLVAAVILGNVIAPRLFAFVDSMRVRGVLLVVAFCFALLFAALAGLAGSAMIIGSFAAGIVLSSTNQFDMIEERIAPVADIFTPIFFVSVGAGVNLNLFLPWTSTFDGGVLLVGAVLLAIAIIGKVVSGYAVGWGRNPLNHLAIGVGMIPRGEVGLIFAHLGLTNGILSPEVYSAILIMVIFTTFLAPPLLKPIFARMDAPPADAPLRTPGLHAQGHAPSVTP